One stretch of Castor canadensis chromosome 12, mCasCan1.hap1v2, whole genome shotgun sequence DNA includes these proteins:
- the Il1a gene encoding interleukin-1 alpha isoform X1 codes for MAEVPDLFADLKNCYSENEEYSSTIDQLSLNQKSFYDAAYGPLHENCMDKFVSVSTSETSKASKLNFKEGLVVVAKSTNGKILKKRWLSLNQTITDDDLEAITNDTEEEIINPRSATHTFQSNMRYKYMKIIKQQFVLNDALNQSIIRDTSGQYLKAVPLNNQTINLEVKFDMGAYIPVTEASKLPVTLRISKTRLFVSVQKEDDPVLLKEMPETPKTITESESNLLFFWETHGTKNYFTSAAHPELFIATNEETLVHMAKGLPSITDFQIS; via the exons ATGGCTGAAGTTCCTGACCTGTTTGCAGACCTGAAGAATTGTTACAG TGAGAATGAAGAATACAGTTCCACCATTGACCAACTTTCTCTAAATCAG AAATCCTTCTATGATGCAGCCTATGGCCCACTTCATGAGAATTGCATGGATAAATTTGTGTCTGTGAGCACCTCTGAAACCTCTAAGGCATCCAAGCTCAACTTCAAGGAAGGCTTAGTGGTGGTGGCAAAATCAACCAATGGGAAGATTCTGAAGAAGAGATGGCTGAGTTTAAATCAGACCATCACTGATGATGACCTGGAAGCCATTACCAATGATACGGAAGAAG AAATCATCAATCCCCGGTCAGCCACTCATACCTTCCAGAGCAATATGAGATACAAATACATGAAGATCATCAAACAGCAATTTGTCCTGAATGATGCCCTCAATCAAAGTATAATTCGAGACACATCAGGTCAATATCTCAAGGCTGTCCCATTAAACAATCAAACAATTAACCTTGAAG TGAAATTTGACATGGGTGCCTACATACCAGTCACGGAGGCTTCTAAACTTCCTGTAACTTTAAGAATCTCAAAAACTCGTTTGTTTGTGAGTGTGCAAAAAGAAGATGATCCAGTGCTACTAAAG GAGATGCCTGAGACACCAAAAACCATCACAGAGAGTGAGAGCAACCTCCTCTTCTTCTGGGAAACTCATGGCACGAAGAACTACTTCACATCAGCTGCCCATCCAGAGTTGTTCATTGCCACAAACGAAGAAACTTTAGTGCACATGGCAAAGGGGCTACCGTCTATCACAGACTTTCAGATATCGTAA
- the Il1a gene encoding interleukin-1 alpha isoform X2: MAEVPDLFADLKNCYSENEEYSSTIDQLSLNQKSFYDAAYGPLHENCMDKFVSVSTSETSKASKLNFKEGLVVVAKSTNGKILKKRWLSLNQTITDDDLEAITNDTEEEIINPRSATHTFQSNMRYKYMKIIKQQFVLNDALNQSIIRDTSVKFDMGAYIPVTEASKLPVTLRISKTRLFVSVQKEDDPVLLKEMPETPKTITESESNLLFFWETHGTKNYFTSAAHPELFIATNEETLVHMAKGLPSITDFQIS; this comes from the exons ATGGCTGAAGTTCCTGACCTGTTTGCAGACCTGAAGAATTGTTACAG TGAGAATGAAGAATACAGTTCCACCATTGACCAACTTTCTCTAAATCAG AAATCCTTCTATGATGCAGCCTATGGCCCACTTCATGAGAATTGCATGGATAAATTTGTGTCTGTGAGCACCTCTGAAACCTCTAAGGCATCCAAGCTCAACTTCAAGGAAGGCTTAGTGGTGGTGGCAAAATCAACCAATGGGAAGATTCTGAAGAAGAGATGGCTGAGTTTAAATCAGACCATCACTGATGATGACCTGGAAGCCATTACCAATGATACGGAAGAAG AAATCATCAATCCCCGGTCAGCCACTCATACCTTCCAGAGCAATATGAGATACAAATACATGAAGATCATCAAACAGCAATTTGTCCTGAATGATGCCCTCAATCAAAGTATAATTCGAGACACATCAG TGAAATTTGACATGGGTGCCTACATACCAGTCACGGAGGCTTCTAAACTTCCTGTAACTTTAAGAATCTCAAAAACTCGTTTGTTTGTGAGTGTGCAAAAAGAAGATGATCCAGTGCTACTAAAG GAGATGCCTGAGACACCAAAAACCATCACAGAGAGTGAGAGCAACCTCCTCTTCTTCTGGGAAACTCATGGCACGAAGAACTACTTCACATCAGCTGCCCATCCAGAGTTGTTCATTGCCACAAACGAAGAAACTTTAGTGCACATGGCAAAGGGGCTACCGTCTATCACAGACTTTCAGATATCGTAA